From Streptomyces yatensis, one genomic window encodes:
- a CDS encoding ketoacyl-ACP synthase III: MTAKIKPSKGAPYARILGVGGYRPTRVVPNEEILKHIDSSDEWIRSRSGIATRHWAGPDETVAAMSVEAGGKAIADAGLSPEQIGAVIVSTVSHFKQTPAIATEIAHLLGTGKPAAFDISAGCAGFGYGLTLAKGMITDGTAEHVLVIGVERLSDLTDLEDRATAFLFGDGAGAVVVGPSKEPAIGPTVWGSEGDKSDTIAQTLPWDVYRDQDAAEVRYPALRQEGQAVFRWAVYEMAKVAQQALDEAGVAPEDLDAFIPHQANMRIIDSMIKTLKLPEHVTVARDVETTGNTSAASIPLAMERLLATGQAKSGDTALVIGFGAGLVYAATVVTLP, encoded by the coding sequence ATGACCGCGAAGATCAAGCCCAGTAAGGGCGCCCCGTACGCGCGCATTCTCGGCGTCGGTGGCTACCGTCCGACCCGGGTGGTGCCGAACGAGGAGATCCTCAAGCACATCGACTCCTCGGACGAGTGGATCCGTTCCCGCTCGGGCATCGCCACCCGGCACTGGGCCGGTCCGGATGAGACGGTCGCCGCCATGTCCGTGGAGGCGGGCGGCAAGGCCATCGCCGACGCCGGCCTGAGCCCGGAACAGATCGGCGCCGTGATCGTCTCGACGGTCTCGCACTTCAAGCAGACCCCGGCGATCGCGACCGAGATCGCGCATCTGCTGGGCACCGGCAAGCCGGCCGCCTTCGACATCTCGGCGGGCTGTGCCGGCTTCGGCTACGGGCTGACCCTCGCCAAGGGCATGATCACCGACGGCACCGCGGAGCATGTGCTGGTCATCGGGGTCGAGCGGCTTTCGGACCTGACCGACCTGGAGGACCGCGCGACGGCCTTCCTGTTCGGCGACGGCGCCGGCGCCGTGGTGGTCGGCCCCTCCAAGGAGCCCGCGATCGGCCCCACCGTCTGGGGCTCGGAGGGCGACAAGTCCGACACCATCGCCCAGACGCTGCCCTGGGACGTCTACCGCGACCAGGACGCCGCCGAGGTGCGCTACCCGGCGCTGCGCCAGGAGGGCCAGGCGGTCTTCCGCTGGGCCGTCTACGAGATGGCGAAGGTCGCCCAGCAGGCCCTGGACGAGGCCGGGGTCGCCCCGGAGGACCTCGACGCGTTCATCCCCCACCAGGCCAATATGCGGATCATCGACTCGATGATCAAAACCCTCAAGCTGCCGGAGCACGTCACGGTCGCCCGTGATGTGGAGACCACCGGCAACACCTCGGCCGCCTCCATTCCGCTCGCCATGGAGCGGCTGTTGGCGACGGGGCAGGCGAAGAGCGGCGACACCGCGCTCGTCATCGGATTCGGAGCGGGTCTCGTCTACGCAGCGACGGTCGTTACCCTCCCTTAG
- a CDS encoding ACP S-malonyltransferase: MLVLVAPGQGAQKPGFLTPWLDLPGVTERLTWWSAVSGLDLIHYGTKADEEEIRDTAVAQPLLVAAGLVSAHALFGEGIEGATGLAGLPSRIGAVAGHSVGEITAAAAAGVLTDEAAMVLVRRRGLAMAEAASRTETGMAAILGGEQDDVVAHLDKHGLTAANVNGAGQIVAAGTAEQLAALAEDKPEGVRRVVPLKVAGAFHTDHMAPAVAALEALVAGVPVADPRTAYVSNRDGGVVTSGAGVIERMVAQVSNPVRWDLCMETFQELGVTALIEVAPGGTLTGIAKRALPGVTNLALKTPDDLDAARALIEEHAIPAVATPAEEELREA; encoded by the coding sequence GTGCTCGTACTCGTCGCTCCCGGCCAGGGCGCTCAAAAGCCCGGCTTCCTCACCCCCTGGCTCGACCTGCCCGGCGTCACCGAACGTCTGACGTGGTGGTCGGCCGTGTCCGGGCTGGACCTCATCCACTACGGCACCAAGGCCGACGAGGAGGAGATCCGCGACACCGCGGTGGCCCAGCCGCTGCTGGTGGCCGCCGGTCTGGTCTCCGCCCACGCGCTGTTCGGCGAGGGCATCGAGGGCGCGACCGGTCTCGCGGGGCTGCCGAGCCGTATCGGCGCGGTCGCGGGCCACAGCGTCGGCGAGATCACCGCGGCCGCTGCCGCCGGTGTGCTCACCGACGAGGCGGCCATGGTGCTGGTCCGCCGGCGCGGGCTCGCCATGGCGGAGGCCGCGAGCCGCACCGAGACCGGAATGGCCGCCATACTGGGTGGTGAGCAGGACGATGTCGTCGCCCATCTCGACAAGCACGGACTGACCGCGGCGAACGTCAACGGCGCCGGACAGATCGTGGCCGCGGGCACCGCCGAGCAGCTGGCGGCGCTGGCCGAGGACAAGCCCGAGGGGGTGCGCCGCGTCGTACCGCTCAAGGTGGCCGGCGCGTTCCACACCGATCACATGGCCCCGGCGGTCGCCGCCCTCGAGGCCCTGGTCGCGGGTGTTCCGGTGGCCGATCCGCGCACCGCTTACGTCTCCAACCGTGACGGCGGGGTCGTGACGTCCGGGGCCGGGGTGATCGAGCGCATGGTCGCCCAGGTGTCCAACCCGGTGCGCTGGGACCTGTGCATGGAGACCTTCCAGGAGCTGGGCGTCACCGCGCTGATCGAGGTGGCCCCGGGCGGCACGCTCACCGGCATCGCCAAGCGCGCGCTGCCGGGCGTCACCAACCTGGCGCTGAAGACTCCGGACGATCTCGACGCGGCCCGTGCGCTGATCGAGGAGCACGCCATTCCCGCCGTCGCCACACCGGCCGAAGAGGAGCTCCGAGAAGCATGA
- a CDS encoding PucR family transcriptional regulator: MPEPASNTPHPHSATLRRLEKSSGKLAANAIARMDEQLPWYRAMPPENRSWIGLVAQAGIAAFTEWFRHPEAPQAISTDVFGTAPRELTRAITLRQTVEMVRTTIEVMESAIDDVAAPGDESVLREALLVYAREIAFATAQVYAQAAEARGAWDARLESLVVNAVLSGEADEGALSRAAALGWNSPEHVCVVLGTAPDGDSELTVEAIRRAARHAKLQVLTGVLGDRLVVVAGGSDNPLQAAKALIGPYAPGPVVAGPVVSDLLAATRSAGAAAAGLKACTAWPDAPRPVLADDLLPERAMAGDPAARDQLVEEIYRPLEEAGSALLETLSVYLEQASSLEGAARMLFVHPNTVRYRLRRVTDVTGWSPSDVRSAFTLRIALILGRLADANILP, encoded by the coding sequence GTGCCTGAACCAGCCTCGAACACCCCGCATCCGCACAGTGCCACCCTGCGCCGCCTGGAGAAGTCCTCCGGGAAGCTCGCCGCCAACGCCATCGCGCGCATGGACGAGCAGCTGCCGTGGTACCGCGCGATGCCGCCCGAGAACCGCTCCTGGATCGGGCTGGTGGCACAGGCGGGCATCGCGGCCTTCACCGAATGGTTCCGCCACCCCGAGGCGCCCCAGGCGATCAGCACCGATGTGTTCGGCACCGCCCCGCGCGAGCTGACCCGGGCGATCACACTGCGGCAGACCGTGGAGATGGTCCGCACGACCATCGAGGTCATGGAGTCGGCGATCGACGACGTGGCGGCCCCGGGCGATGAGTCGGTGCTGCGCGAGGCGCTGCTGGTCTACGCGCGGGAGATCGCCTTCGCCACCGCCCAGGTGTACGCGCAGGCCGCCGAGGCCCGCGGCGCCTGGGACGCCCGGCTGGAGTCGCTGGTGGTCAACGCGGTGCTGTCCGGGGAGGCGGACGAGGGCGCGCTGTCCCGGGCCGCGGCGCTCGGCTGGAACTCCCCCGAGCATGTGTGCGTGGTGCTGGGCACCGCCCCCGACGGGGACAGTGAGCTGACGGTCGAGGCGATCCGGCGGGCCGCCCGCCACGCCAAGCTGCAGGTCCTCACCGGGGTGCTGGGCGACCGGCTGGTGGTGGTCGCGGGCGGCTCGGACAATCCGCTGCAGGCGGCGAAGGCGCTGATCGGGCCGTACGCCCCGGGTCCGGTGGTGGCCGGTCCCGTGGTCTCCGACCTGCTGGCCGCGACCCGCTCGGCGGGGGCGGCGGCGGCCGGGCTGAAGGCGTGCACCGCCTGGCCGGACGCGCCCCGTCCGGTGCTCGCCGACGATCTGCTGCCCGAGCGCGCGATGGCCGGGGACCCCGCTGCCCGTGACCAGTTGGTGGAGGAGATCTACAGACCGCTGGAGGAAGCCGGTTCGGCACTGCTCGAGACACTGAGTGTGTACCTCGAACAGGCGAGCAGTCTGGAGGGGGCGGCCCGGATGCTCTTCGTTCACCCGAACACCGTCCGCTACCGGCTACGACGTGTGACGGACGTCACCGGATGGTCACCTTCCGACGTCAGGTCGGCGTTTACTCTGCGCATAGCCCTGATCCTGGGCCGTCTCGCCGACGCGAACATATTGCCCTGA
- a CDS encoding beta-ketoacyl-[acyl-carrier-protein] synthase family protein: protein MNSTNRTVVVTGVGATTPLGGDASSTWEALLAGRSGVNLLEEEWAAELPVRIAAKIAVEPGTIIPRPQARKLDRSAQFALLAAREAWADAGFTARAGEDSSIDPDRLGAVVASGIGGVTTLLDQYDVLREKGVRKVSPHTVPMLMPNSPAANVSIDLNARAGAHTPVSACASGAEAIGYAIEMIRTGRADVVVAGGTEASIHPLPMVAFGNMMAMSKNNDDPQGASRPFDVDRNGFVMGEGSGAIVLESAEHAAARGARVYAQAIGQGISADAHHITQPEPSGNGIGNALQNLVENTGISGAEIVHVNAHATSTPQGDLAEIKALRKVFGDDVDHMAVSATKSMTGHLLGGAGGVETVASVLALYHRLAPPTINIGSLDPEADADVVTGEARALPAQGPIVALNDSFGFGGHNVVLAFRSV from the coding sequence GTGAACTCGACCAATCGCACCGTGGTCGTCACCGGTGTTGGTGCCACGACGCCGCTGGGTGGCGACGCCTCATCGACTTGGGAGGCCCTGCTGGCCGGCCGGTCCGGCGTCAACCTCCTGGAGGAGGAATGGGCGGCCGAGTTGCCGGTCCGCATCGCCGCGAAGATCGCGGTGGAGCCGGGCACGATCATTCCGCGCCCGCAGGCCCGCAAGCTCGACCGCTCCGCGCAGTTCGCGCTGCTCGCCGCCCGTGAGGCGTGGGCGGACGCGGGCTTCACGGCCAGGGCGGGCGAGGACTCCTCGATCGACCCCGACCGGCTCGGCGCGGTCGTGGCCTCCGGCATCGGCGGCGTCACCACGCTGCTCGACCAGTACGACGTGCTGCGCGAGAAGGGCGTCCGCAAGGTCTCCCCGCACACCGTGCCGATGCTGATGCCCAACAGCCCGGCGGCGAACGTCAGCATCGACCTCAACGCCCGCGCGGGCGCGCACACCCCGGTGAGCGCGTGCGCGTCCGGCGCCGAGGCCATCGGCTACGCCATCGAGATGATCCGCACCGGCCGCGCCGATGTGGTCGTCGCGGGCGGCACCGAGGCGTCCATCCACCCGCTGCCCATGGTCGCCTTCGGCAACATGATGGCGATGTCCAAGAACAACGACGACCCGCAGGGCGCCTCACGCCCCTTCGACGTCGACCGCAACGGCTTCGTGATGGGCGAGGGCTCGGGCGCCATCGTCCTGGAGTCGGCGGAGCACGCCGCGGCGCGCGGCGCCCGGGTGTACGCGCAGGCCATCGGCCAGGGCATTTCGGCCGACGCCCACCACATCACCCAGCCGGAGCCGTCCGGCAACGGCATCGGGAACGCGCTGCAGAACCTGGTGGAGAACACCGGCATCAGCGGTGCCGAGATCGTGCACGTCAACGCGCACGCGACCTCGACGCCGCAGGGCGACCTGGCGGAGATCAAGGCGCTGCGCAAGGTGTTCGGCGACGACGTGGACCACATGGCGGTCTCCGCCACCAAGTCCATGACGGGCCATCTGCTCGGCGGCGCGGGCGGTGTGGAGACGGTGGCCAGCGTGCTCGCGCTGTACCACCGGCTGGCCCCGCCGACGATCAACATCGGCTCGCTGGACCCGGAGGCGGACGCGGACGTCGTGACCGGCGAGGCGCGGGCGCTCCCGGCCCAGGGCCCGATCGTGGCGCTGAACGACTCGTTCGGCTTCGGCGGCCACAATGTGGTGCTGGCCTTCCGCTCGGTCTGA
- a CDS encoding acyl carrier protein, whose translation MAATQEEILEGLAEIVNEIAGIPTEDVLLDKSFTDDLDVDSLSMVEVVVAAEERFDVKIPDDDVKNLKTVGDAVDYILKHQG comes from the coding sequence ATGGCCGCCACTCAGGAAGAGATCCTCGAGGGTCTCGCCGAGATCGTCAACGAGATCGCCGGTATCCCGACCGAGGACGTCCTGCTGGACAAGTCCTTCACCGACGACCTGGACGTCGACTCGCTGTCCATGGTCGAGGTGGTCGTCGCCGCCGAGGAGCGCTTCGACGTGAAGATCCCGGACGACGACGTCAAGAACCTCAAGACCGTCGGCGACGCCGTCGACTACATCCTCAAGCACCAGGGCTGA